The following are from one region of the Staphylococcus argenteus genome:
- a CDS encoding zinc-finger domain-containing protein, translating to MSRILTFSEQNALAKIDDLMNTYCNQCPIKTRLRKIEGKTKAHHFCINECSIGKEIKQLGNELQ from the coding sequence GTGTCGCGTATTTTAACTTTTTCAGAGCAAAATGCACTCGCGAAAATAGATGATTTAATGAATACTTATTGCAATCAATGTCCGATTAAAACACGCCTCCGAAAGATAGAGGGGAAAACGAAGGCGCATCATTTTTGTATCAATGAGTGTTCAATAGGGAAAGAAATAAAACAATTAGGAAATGAACTTCAGTAG
- a CDS encoding ribonuclease HI family protein, with translation MAKINFDAATKGNPGISTCAIVIKEDDQHHTFTHNLGEMDNHSAEWAACIFALEHARELNVRNALLYTDSKLIADSIDAGYVKNAKFKPYFDQLEIFEQDFDLLFVKWIPREQNKEANQYAQQALYKLIKKNK, from the coding sequence ATGGCAAAAATAAATTTTGATGCTGCTACTAAAGGCAACCCAGGTATCAGTACATGTGCCATCGTAATTAAAGAAGATGATCAACATCATACATTTACGCATAATTTAGGTGAAATGGATAATCATAGTGCTGAATGGGCAGCTTGTATTTTCGCCTTGGAACATGCACGTGAATTGAATGTTCGTAACGCACTTTTATATACAGACTCTAAATTAATTGCCGATAGTATTGACGCTGGTTATGTAAAAAATGCCAAGTTCAAACCTTATTTTGATCAATTAGAAATTTTTGAACAAGATTTTGATTTGTTATTTGTTAAATGGATACCAAGAGAACAAAATAAGGAAGCAAATCAGTATGCACAACAAGCACTATATAAGTTGATAAAAAAGAATAAATAA
- a CDS encoding NifU N-terminal domain-containing protein, with product MQIISISETPNHNTMKITLSESREGMTSDTYTKVDDAHPQFINDILKIDGVKSIFHVMDFISVDKENDANWETVLPKVEAVFE from the coding sequence ATGCAAATTATATCAATTTCAGAAACACCAAATCACAATACAATGAAGATTACGCTTAGCGAAAGTAGAGAAGGTATGACATCAGATACGTATACTAAAGTGGATGATGCACACCCTCAATTTATTAATGATATTTTAAAGATTGATGGTGTTAAATCAATTTTTCATGTCATGGATTTTATTTCTGTAGATAAAGAAAATGACGCAAACTGGGAAACAGTATTACCAAAAGTTGAGGCTGTATTCGAATAA
- a CDS encoding conserved virulence factor C family protein, which translates to MEILRIEPTPSPNTMKVVLSQTREDQSSNTYKEVAESQPAFINKLLSIDGITSIFHVMDFLAVDKEPKADWEMILPQIKAVFSDEASLDEMVMESQIDNHFGEIKAELLTFKGIPYQIKLTSENQELREQLPQAYIDHMIQAQTDQDNIVFMRKWIDLGNRYGEMPEVLDSVLEEVLAIYPESKLPNMVKQAISDKRTYDNEDFYRHVSLDEYHGTNDWKTRLRMLNHFPNPTFEDIPLLDLALSDYKVPIRRQAIVLLGMIESKDILPYLYKGLRDKSPAVRRTAGDCISDLGYPEALPEMVQLLDDPQKIVRWRAAMFIYDEGNAEQLPALKAHINDSAFEVKLQIEMAISRIEKGDEALGSVWKQMANRTV; encoded by the coding sequence ATGGAAATTTTACGAATAGAGCCAACACCTAGTCCAAATACGATGAAAGTTGTATTGTCACAAACCAGAGAAGACCAGTCGTCAAATACTTATAAAGAGGTTGCAGAATCACAACCAGCATTTATCAATAAGCTGTTATCAATCGATGGTATTACATCAATTTTTCATGTCATGGATTTTTTAGCAGTTGATAAAGAACCGAAAGCTGATTGGGAAATGATATTACCTCAAATAAAAGCTGTATTTTCTGATGAAGCAAGTCTTGATGAAATGGTTATGGAATCACAAATAGATAATCATTTTGGTGAAATTAAAGCAGAACTCTTAACATTTAAAGGCATTCCTTATCAAATCAAGTTAACGTCAGAGAACCAAGAATTGCGTGAACAATTACCGCAAGCATATATTGATCACATGATTCAAGCGCAAACAGATCAAGATAATATCGTTTTTATGCGCAAATGGATAGATTTAGGCAATCGTTATGGAGAAATGCCAGAAGTTTTGGATAGTGTGTTAGAAGAAGTTTTAGCCATTTATCCAGAATCGAAGTTACCTAATATGGTTAAACAAGCCATTTCAGATAAACGCACATATGATAATGAAGATTTTTATCGACATGTTTCATTAGATGAATATCACGGTACAAATGATTGGAAGACACGTTTAAGAATGTTGAATCATTTTCCAAATCCAACTTTTGAAGATATACCTCTACTTGATTTAGCGTTATCTGATTACAAAGTACCCATTAGACGTCAAGCCATTGTTTTGTTAGGAATGATTGAAAGCAAAGATATTTTGCCGTACCTTTATAAAGGTCTTCGAGATAAGAGCCCAGCTGTAAGAAGAACAGCAGGTGATTGTATTAGCGATTTGGGATATCCTGAAGCACTTCCAGAAATGGTGCAACTCTTAGATGATCCGCAAAAAATTGTTAGATGGCGAGCTGCTATGTTTATCTATGACGAAGGCAATGCCGAACAGCTTCCAGCACTTAAAGCGCATATTAATGACAGTGCATTTGAAGTTAAATTACAAATCGAGATGGCAATATCACGTATTGAAAAAGGTGATGAGGCTTTAGGTTCAGTATGGAAACAAATGGCAAATCGTACAGTATAA
- a CDS encoding queuosine precursor transporter, with product MYNEILGLVTFIVTFVLMVLMYRFFGKQGLIAWVAIGTIIANIQVIKTVEIFGISATLGNVMFASIYLATDILNDIYGRRVAKRAVWLGFSSTLIMIIVMQLSLHFIPAPEDMAQKALHAIFDVVPRIALGSIVAYIIGQHIDVFIFSLIKKIFSSDKTFFIRAYGSTILSSIIDTALFVAIAFVGSLPGTVVFEIFITTYVLKLASTIFNVPFGYIAKSFYRKGKIDKLDQGY from the coding sequence ATGTATAATGAAATATTAGGACTTGTTACATTTATTGTGACATTCGTCCTTATGGTATTAATGTACCGCTTTTTTGGGAAACAAGGCTTAATTGCATGGGTTGCTATTGGTACAATTATTGCCAACATTCAAGTAATTAAAACAGTAGAAATTTTTGGTATATCTGCAACATTAGGAAATGTTATGTTTGCTTCAATTTATTTAGCAACTGATATTTTAAATGATATTTATGGTCGAAGAGTTGCCAAAAGAGCAGTTTGGTTAGGTTTTTCGTCGACATTAATTATGATTATTGTTATGCAATTATCATTACACTTTATTCCTGCGCCAGAAGATATGGCACAAAAAGCTTTACATGCAATTTTTGATGTTGTACCACGTATCGCATTAGGTTCAATTGTCGCTTATATTATCGGACAACATATCGATGTATTTATTTTCTCATTAATTAAAAAGATTTTTAGTTCCGATAAAACGTTTTTCATTCGTGCTTACGGTAGTACAATTTTAAGTTCAATTATTGATACAGCATTATTTGTTGCTATAGCATTCGTGGGTAGTTTACCTGGCACAGTAGTATTTGAGATTTTTATTACGACTTACGTACTAAAATTAGCGTCAACCATTTTCAATGTTCCATTTGGTTATATTGCTAAATCATTTTATCGTAAAGGTAAAATTGATAAATTAGATCAAGGCTATTAA